Proteins found in one Amycolatopsis umgeniensis genomic segment:
- a CDS encoding GNAT family N-acetyltransferase: MEIEKTLFDAHRARFSAIDRLLPEAAPAPVAGERVDAATAAGVQVTGVVQRQLHGPDDVPLLWSAADARQLFPFIGDTGTEGMDVLLRAWRTWLDAESPGEDSSCVVNWPSRDAEAIRAFLDHGLVPMSALAVRTGGAHDDAAENDVTVRRARAEDFEEVLAMAVSTHDYIGQVATRRRSNAAELLAPALEQALDKEDPLLWLAERDGMTAAFAHAAWITSSPGSAEAELLPLGRWGYVNNVVTVPGLRGSGLGRTLMAVVHKEFSADGASGTYLYYNPTNPLSSVFWHRQGYRPLWTSWEVHPASALR, encoded by the coding sequence ATGGAAATCGAAAAGACACTGTTCGACGCGCACCGGGCGCGGTTCTCGGCGATCGACAGGCTGCTGCCCGAAGCCGCCCCCGCCCCGGTCGCGGGCGAGCGCGTGGACGCCGCCACGGCGGCGGGTGTCCAGGTCACCGGCGTGGTGCAGCGTCAACTGCACGGCCCGGACGACGTCCCCCTGCTCTGGTCGGCGGCCGACGCGCGCCAGCTGTTCCCGTTCATCGGGGACACCGGCACCGAGGGGATGGACGTGCTGCTGCGCGCGTGGCGGACGTGGCTGGACGCCGAGTCCCCCGGCGAGGATTCGTCCTGCGTGGTCAATTGGCCGAGCCGGGACGCCGAGGCGATCCGAGCCTTCCTCGACCACGGGCTGGTGCCGATGTCCGCGCTCGCCGTGCGCACTGGCGGCGCCCACGACGACGCGGCCGAAAACGACGTGACCGTCCGCCGGGCGCGGGCGGAAGACTTCGAGGAAGTGCTCGCGATGGCCGTGTCGACGCACGACTACATCGGCCAGGTCGCCACCCGCCGTCGCTCGAACGCCGCCGAACTGCTCGCCCCGGCGCTGGAACAAGCCCTCGACAAGGAAGACCCGCTGTTGTGGCTGGCCGAGCGGGACGGAATGACCGCCGCGTTCGCGCACGCCGCCTGGATCACGTCGTCACCCGGGTCGGCCGAGGCCGAACTCCTCCCCCTCGGCCGCTGGGGTTACGTCAACAACGTCGTCACCGTGCCGGGCCTGCGCGGGAGCGGCCTCGGCCGGACTTTGATGGCCGTGGTGCACAAGGAGTTCTCCGCCGACGGCGCGAGCGGCACCTACCTCTACTACAACCCGACCAACCCGCTTTCTTCGGTGTTCTGGCACCGGCAGGGTTATCGTCCACTGTGGACGTCCTGGGAGGTCCATCCGGCCTCGGCCTTGCGCTGA
- a CDS encoding class I SAM-dependent methyltransferase codes for MSQQSATEQQTAAERHAQAEERLGTAGVAYRAVSAPEATAANLAWWDADADDYQATHGGFLGDADFVWCPEGVREADVALLGEVGGKRILEIGCGQAACSRWLAARGADAVATDLSAGMLRHAREGNERTGPVVPLVQATAESLPFADASFDAACSAFGAVPFVASVDVVFAEVHRVLRPGSRWVFSVTHPMRWIFPDDPGPQGLTVTQPYFDRTPYVEVDEEGVATYVEYHRTIGDYVRALADAGFALTDLIEPAWPEGHSRTWGQWSPLRGKLFPGTAIFCTQRG; via the coding sequence TTGAGTCAGCAGTCCGCGACCGAGCAGCAGACGGCGGCCGAAAGGCACGCGCAGGCCGAGGAGCGGCTCGGCACCGCGGGGGTCGCCTATCGGGCGGTCTCGGCACCCGAGGCGACGGCCGCGAACCTGGCGTGGTGGGACGCCGACGCCGACGACTACCAAGCGACCCACGGCGGCTTCCTCGGCGACGCGGACTTCGTCTGGTGCCCCGAGGGCGTCCGCGAGGCCGATGTCGCACTTCTGGGTGAAGTCGGCGGCAAGCGGATCCTGGAGATCGGCTGCGGGCAGGCGGCCTGCTCGCGCTGGCTCGCCGCGCGGGGCGCCGACGCGGTCGCCACCGATCTGTCGGCGGGCATGCTCCGCCACGCCAGGGAGGGCAACGAGCGGACCGGTCCCGTCGTCCCGCTCGTGCAGGCGACTGCGGAGTCGCTCCCGTTCGCGGACGCGAGCTTCGACGCGGCTTGTTCGGCCTTCGGCGCCGTCCCGTTCGTGGCGTCGGTGGACGTCGTGTTCGCCGAGGTGCACCGGGTGCTCCGGCCGGGTTCCCGCTGGGTGTTCTCGGTGACCCATCCGATGCGCTGGATCTTCCCCGACGACCCCGGGCCGCAGGGGCTCACCGTCACCCAGCCGTACTTCGACCGCACGCCGTACGTCGAGGTCGACGAAGAGGGTGTCGCGACCTACGTCGAGTACCACCGCACCATCGGCGACTACGTCCGCGCGCTCGCCGACGCGGGTTTCGCGCTGACGGACCTCATCGAGCCCGCCTGGCCGGAGGGTCACTCCCGCACCTGGGGACAGTGGAGCCCGTTGCGCGGCAAGCTGTTCCCCGGCACCGCGATCTTCTGCACCCAGCGGGGATGA
- a CDS encoding ABC transporter ATP-binding protein, with amino-acid sequence MRVQADRVSVTGPHGTLLSPTSLTVSGGELAIVHGEPGVGVTAFGLALAGRLKPATGTVTVEGGDPHKVVAIVDAPGVSEPDGALSLQVVVGEELELAKRPSNKAAVASWLAEHDAAAFATTRFENIEAVTRTRLLTALAAGREDVGVLVLDTPDRHTSDVDSWARLAREHAERGLAVIVLTATTPLSALPEKPALCGALEQPDPVRCAPLEPEAEPDGTEETSGDQE; translated from the coding sequence GTGCGGGTTCAAGCCGACAGGGTGTCCGTCACCGGACCCCACGGCACGTTGCTGTCGCCTACTTCGCTCACCGTTTCGGGTGGTGAGCTGGCGATCGTGCACGGCGAGCCAGGAGTGGGCGTCACGGCCTTCGGGCTGGCGCTGGCGGGCAGATTGAAGCCCGCAACCGGGACGGTGACCGTCGAAGGCGGTGACCCGCACAAGGTCGTGGCGATCGTCGACGCCCCCGGCGTGAGCGAGCCGGACGGCGCGCTGTCGCTGCAGGTCGTCGTCGGTGAGGAACTCGAACTGGCGAAGCGGCCGTCGAACAAGGCCGCCGTCGCGAGCTGGCTGGCCGAGCACGACGCCGCCGCCTTCGCCACCACCCGCTTCGAGAACATCGAAGCGGTGACGCGCACCCGGCTGCTCACCGCGCTCGCCGCGGGCCGCGAGGACGTCGGCGTCCTCGTGCTCGACACCCCGGACAGGCACACCAGCGACGTCGACAGCTGGGCGCGGCTCGCCCGCGAGCACGCCGAGCGCGGCCTCGCCGTCATCGTGCTGACCGCCACCACCCCGCTTTCGGCCCTGCCGGAGAAGCCCGCCCTCTGCGGCGCCCTCGAGCAGCCCGACCCCGTGCGCTGCGCGCCTCTCGAGCCAGAGGCGGAGCCGGACGGAACCGAAGAGACTTCAGGAGACCAGGAATGA
- the rpsA gene encoding 30S ribosomal protein S1 — translation MTTDTATAPTAPTGPQQVAINDIGSEEDFLAAIDKTIKYFNDGDIVEGTIVKVDRDEVLLDIGYKTEGVIPSRELSIKHDVDPAEVVTVGDEVEALVLQKEDKEGRLILSKKRAQYERAWGTIEELKEKDEPVKGTVIEVVKGGLILDIGLRGFLPASLVEMRRVRDLQPYVGRELEAKIIELDKNRNNVVLSRRAYLEQTQSEVRSEFLNALAKGQVRKGVVSSIVNFGAFVDLGGVDGLVHVSELSWKHIDHPSEVVEVGQEVTVEVLDVDMDRERVSLSLKATQEDPWRQFARTHAIGQIVPGKVTKLVPFGAFVRVEEGIEGLVHISELAERHVEIPEQVVQVNGDVMVKVIDIDLERRRISLSLKQANEGVTPETEFDPTQYGMAAEYDTEGNYIYPEGFDPDTQEWQEGFDKQREEWERQYAEAHTRYEAHMKQVVKAAEADAEAAADAATGVTSSDSGEQSYTSAPAEAKSGGTLASDEQLAALREKLSGGA, via the coding sequence ATGACGACCGACACCGCCACCGCCCCGACCGCCCCCACTGGGCCCCAGCAAGTCGCTATCAACGACATCGGGTCGGAGGAAGACTTCCTCGCAGCGATCGACAAGACGATCAAGTACTTCAACGATGGCGACATCGTTGAGGGCACCATCGTCAAGGTTGACCGTGACGAGGTCCTGCTCGACATCGGCTACAAGACCGAGGGTGTCATCCCCTCGCGTGAGCTCTCCATCAAGCACGATGTCGACCCGGCTGAGGTTGTCACCGTCGGCGATGAGGTCGAAGCCCTGGTCCTCCAGAAGGAGGACAAGGAAGGCCGTCTGATCCTGTCCAAGAAGCGTGCGCAGTACGAGCGCGCCTGGGGCACGATCGAGGAGCTCAAGGAGAAGGACGAGCCCGTCAAGGGCACCGTCATCGAGGTCGTCAAGGGCGGCCTCATCCTGGACATCGGCCTGCGCGGCTTCCTGCCCGCGTCGCTGGTCGAGATGCGCCGTGTGCGCGACCTGCAGCCGTACGTCGGCCGCGAGCTCGAGGCGAAGATCATCGAGCTGGACAAGAACCGCAACAACGTGGTCCTGTCCCGCCGCGCGTACCTGGAGCAGACCCAGTCCGAGGTGCGCAGCGAGTTCCTCAACGCGCTCGCCAAGGGCCAGGTCCGCAAGGGCGTCGTGTCGTCCATCGTCAACTTCGGTGCCTTCGTGGACCTGGGTGGCGTCGACGGCCTGGTGCACGTCTCCGAGCTGTCCTGGAAGCACATCGACCACCCCTCCGAGGTCGTCGAGGTCGGCCAGGAGGTCACGGTCGAGGTTCTGGACGTCGACATGGACCGCGAGCGCGTCTCGCTGTCGCTGAAGGCGACCCAGGAAGACCCGTGGCGTCAGTTCGCCCGCACCCACGCGATCGGCCAGATCGTGCCGGGCAAGGTCACCAAGCTCGTTCCGTTCGGTGCGTTCGTGCGCGTCGAAGAGGGCATCGAGGGCCTGGTGCACATCTCCGAGCTGGCCGAGCGCCACGTGGAGATCCCGGAGCAGGTCGTCCAGGTCAACGGCGACGTGATGGTCAAGGTCATCGACATCGACCTCGAGCGTCGTCGCATCTCGCTCTCGCTGAAGCAGGCGAACGAGGGCGTCACGCCGGAGACCGAGTTCGACCCCACTCAGTACGGCATGGCCGCCGAGTACGACACCGAGGGGAACTACATCTACCCCGAGGGCTTCGACCCGGACACGCAGGAGTGGCAGGAAGGCTTCGACAAGCAGCGTGAGGAGTGGGAGCGTCAGTACGCCGAGGCTCACACCCGCTACGAGGCTCACATGAAGCAGGTCGTGAAGGCCGCCGAGGCCGACGCCGAGGCAGCCGCCGACGCCGCGACCGGTGTCACCAGCAGCGACTCGGGCGAGCAGAGCTACACCTCCGCTCCGGCCGAGGCCAAGAGCGGTGGCACGCTGGCCAGCGACGAGCAGCTCGCGGCTCTCCGCGAGAAGCTGTCGGGCGGCGCGTGA
- a CDS encoding GNAT family N-acetyltransferase has translation MTSTAALQRARFAALDPLLPSPPPLPPGEPVEAGGAAGTVAHVRFAAGSWQRLWSPAHLQILTAILPRDAGAGMSALLSAWRERIARADAEPDSSCTVTWPSRDVVVARALLDHGLAPQLALAVRAPALGEAHAVPGVTVRESSGGDLEEIVDLRFEELRYTSFVGHGVVRPGAKALLAEEVRRGLQFGGRVWIAEEEGVTVGMVSGGKRSPLPGDALAGRLPPGEWGYVGTLAVTTAARGRGIGRALTAVAHDELFSPSLRGTFVSYNPANPLSPVFWHRQGYRPLWTTWAVSPASALR, from the coding sequence ATGACCTCGACGGCGGCGCTGCAGCGAGCCCGGTTCGCCGCGCTCGACCCGCTGCTCCCGTCGCCGCCGCCGCTTCCGCCCGGCGAGCCCGTCGAAGCGGGCGGCGCCGCCGGGACGGTCGCGCACGTGCGGTTCGCGGCGGGTTCCTGGCAGCGGCTCTGGAGCCCGGCGCACCTGCAGATCCTCACCGCGATCCTCCCCCGTGACGCCGGCGCGGGCATGAGCGCGCTGCTCTCCGCCTGGCGTGAGCGGATCGCCCGCGCCGACGCCGAACCCGATTCGTCGTGCACGGTCACCTGGCCCAGTCGTGACGTCGTGGTCGCGCGCGCCCTGCTCGACCACGGGCTCGCGCCGCAACTGGCGCTGGCCGTCCGCGCGCCCGCCTTGGGCGAGGCGCACGCCGTGCCCGGCGTGACCGTCCGGGAATCCTCCGGCGGCGATCTGGAGGAGATCGTCGACCTGCGGTTCGAAGAACTCCGCTACACCTCGTTCGTCGGCCACGGCGTCGTCCGGCCCGGGGCCAAGGCCCTGCTCGCGGAAGAGGTCCGGCGCGGATTGCAGTTCGGCGGCCGCGTCTGGATCGCCGAAGAAGAAGGTGTCACGGTGGGGATGGTGAGCGGCGGAAAGCGCTCGCCGCTCCCCGGTGACGCGCTCGCCGGACGGCTGCCGCCCGGCGAGTGGGGCTACGTCGGCACGCTCGCGGTCACCACGGCCGCGCGGGGCCGCGGGATCGGCCGCGCACTGACCGCCGTCGCGCACGACGAGCTGTTCTCGCCGTCGCTGCGCGGTACCTTCGTCTCGTACAATCCGGCCAATCCGCTTTCCCCGGTGTTCTGGCACCGGCAGGGTTATCGTCCTCTGTGGACGACGTGGGCGGTGAGCCCCGCCTCTGCTCTGAGGTAG